From the genome of Geobacter sp. SVR, one region includes:
- the topA gene encoding type I DNA topoisomerase — MSKNLVIVESPAKAKTIEKFLGPDYKVLASFGHVRALPSKQGSVDIENNFEPKYHVLPESKKHIDAIKKSLKESDRLLLATDPDREGEAISWHLLAALGLDKKKPAVDIQRVVFHEITKDAIIHAIQNPRSIAGELVDAQQARSVLDYLVGFNLSPFLWKKIRYGLSAGRVQSVALRLICEREKEIQAFKEQEYWTIAARLGVSPGQEFKAGLVEVGGKKLGKFDIPGQEVAEGLKTALQSGSYQVAKITRTDRKRNPAPPFTTSTLQQEASRKLGFSAKKTMSTAQKLYEGIDIGEGGTVGLITYMRTDSVNLSAQALAEARDVIAAAYGQEYALAKPRIFKTKTKNAQEAHEAIRPTYIAKTPAELKRFLTPDLHKLYELIWKRTVACQMAEAQLEQTSVDIAADLAGAIPDGPFAGARACGLRAAGTVIRFPGFMKLYIEGLDDQDEEKEGLLPAMNEGAALKLHELLPEQHFTQPPPRYTEATLVKTLEEFGIGRPSTYASIMNTLLERKYARLDKKRFFPEDVGMVVNDLLVAHFSRYVDYNFTAGLEEELDQVSRGEKQWKPLLREFWDPFMTLLKQKEGEVQKSDLTTEATDEACPECGKPLVVKLGKRGKFIACSGFKEGCKYTRNLDGDKGAESEEPVVSEEKCDKCGSPMLVKDGRYGKYLACSGYPACKNIQPLVKPRGTGVTCPECKQGELTEKKSRYGKMFYSCNRYPQCKFALWDLPVERPCPKCGFPLLVKKVYKREGEFLKCPKEGCDFKEGGNPKK; from the coding sequence ATGTCCAAAAACCTCGTCATCGTCGAATCGCCCGCCAAGGCCAAAACCATCGAGAAGTTTCTCGGCCCCGATTACAAGGTGCTGGCCTCCTTCGGGCACGTCCGGGCGCTTCCCAGTAAACAGGGTTCGGTGGATATAGAAAACAATTTCGAGCCCAAGTACCACGTCCTGCCCGAAAGCAAGAAGCATATCGACGCCATCAAGAAGTCCCTCAAGGAGTCCGACCGGCTGCTCCTGGCAACTGACCCCGACCGCGAGGGAGAGGCGATTTCGTGGCACCTGCTGGCAGCCTTGGGCCTGGACAAGAAGAAACCGGCCGTGGACATCCAACGGGTGGTGTTCCATGAAATCACCAAGGATGCCATCATCCACGCCATTCAGAACCCGCGCTCCATTGCCGGCGAACTGGTCGATGCGCAGCAGGCCCGTTCGGTGCTTGATTACCTGGTCGGCTTCAATCTCTCCCCGTTCCTGTGGAAGAAGATCCGCTACGGCTTGTCGGCCGGCCGGGTCCAGTCGGTGGCTCTGCGCCTGATCTGCGAACGGGAAAAGGAGATCCAGGCCTTCAAGGAGCAGGAATACTGGACCATTGCCGCACGACTGGGGGTATCGCCGGGACAGGAATTCAAGGCCGGTCTGGTGGAGGTTGGCGGCAAAAAGCTCGGCAAATTCGACATCCCGGGCCAGGAGGTCGCGGAGGGCCTGAAGACGGCGCTCCAGTCCGGCAGCTATCAGGTGGCGAAGATCACCCGGACCGACCGAAAACGCAACCCTGCCCCCCCGTTCACCACCTCGACCCTGCAGCAGGAGGCCTCGCGCAAGCTCGGCTTCTCGGCCAAGAAGACCATGTCGACCGCCCAGAAGCTGTACGAAGGTATCGATATTGGCGAAGGGGGCACCGTCGGCCTGATCACCTATATGCGTACCGACAGCGTCAACCTCTCGGCCCAGGCGCTGGCCGAGGCCCGCGATGTCATTGCGGCCGCCTATGGTCAAGAGTATGCCCTGGCCAAGCCGCGCATCTTTAAAACCAAGACCAAAAACGCCCAGGAGGCCCACGAGGCCATCCGGCCGACCTATATCGCCAAAACTCCGGCGGAGCTGAAGCGGTTTCTGACCCCGGACCTGCATAAACTGTACGAACTGATCTGGAAACGCACCGTGGCTTGCCAGATGGCCGAGGCACAGCTGGAACAGACCTCGGTCGATATCGCGGCAGACCTGGCCGGAGCGATTCCGGACGGACCGTTTGCTGGTGCACGGGCCTGCGGCTTGCGGGCCGCCGGCACGGTCATCCGTTTTCCCGGTTTCATGAAGCTCTACATTGAAGGGCTGGACGATCAGGACGAGGAAAAGGAAGGACTGCTGCCCGCCATGAACGAGGGTGCCGCGCTCAAGCTGCACGAACTGCTGCCCGAGCAGCACTTTACCCAGCCCCCCCCCCGTTACACCGAAGCCACCCTGGTGAAGACCCTGGAAGAGTTCGGTATCGGCCGCCCCTCCACCTATGCCTCGATCATGAACACTCTGTTGGAACGCAAATACGCCCGGCTTGACAAGAAGCGCTTCTTCCCCGAGGACGTGGGTATGGTGGTCAACGACCTGCTGGTGGCCCATTTCTCGCGCTACGTGGACTACAACTTCACTGCCGGATTGGAAGAGGAACTGGACCAGGTATCGCGCGGCGAGAAACAGTGGAAGCCGTTGCTGCGTGAATTCTGGGACCCCTTCATGACGCTGCTCAAGCAGAAGGAGGGAGAAGTCCAGAAGTCGGACCTGACCACCGAAGCCACCGACGAGGCCTGCCCCGAGTGCGGCAAACCGCTGGTGGTCAAACTGGGCAAGCGCGGCAAGTTCATTGCCTGTTCCGGGTTCAAGGAGGGCTGTAAGTATACCCGCAACCTGGACGGCGACAAGGGAGCCGAGTCCGAGGAACCGGTGGTCTCGGAGGAAAAGTGCGACAAATGCGGCTCCCCCATGCTGGTCAAGGATGGTCGTTACGGCAAGTACCTGGCCTGCTCCGGCTATCCGGCCTGCAAGAATATCCAGCCCCTGGTGAAGCCGCGCGGCACCGGCGTGACCTGCCCGGAATGCAAGCAGGGGGAGCTGACCGAGAAGAAATCGCGCTATGGCAAGATGTTCTACTCCTGCAACCGCTACCCGCAGTGCAAGTTCGCCCTGTGGGACCTGCCGGTGGAGCGTCCCTGCCCTAAATGCGGATTTCCGCTGCTGGTCAAAAAGGTCTACAAGCGCGAGGGTGAATTCCTGAAATGTCCTAAGGAGGGCTGCGACTTCAAGGAGGGGGGTAACCCCAAGAAGTAG
- the trmFO gene encoding methylenetetrahydrofolate--tRNA-(uracil(54)-C(5))-methyltransferase (FADH(2)-oxidizing) TrmFO produces MNPEAHSTLTIIGAGLAGCEAAWQAAQRGVSVTLHEMKPEKFSPAHHLPGLAELVCSNSLRGDSLDNAVGLLKEELRRCDSLIMKAAEATRVPAGGALAVDRQLFSAYVTGKINSHPLIRLEQGEVTALPATGMVIIASGPLTSDSLAETITGLTGDRLYFYDAIAPIVAASSLDMTKVFAASRYGKGDGDDYLNCPLDEEKYRRLVDELLAADKVPSRDFEKIIHFEGCMPVEEMAARGVETLRFGPLKPVGLCDPRTGTEPHAVIQLRAENRERTMFNLVGFQTKLTWPEQRRVFRMIPGLEQAEFVRLGSMHRNTFINAPALLLPTQQLTTDPRIFFAGQITGVEGYVESAASGFLAGLTAARLLQDQPSLVPPPETALGALMAHITNADVRHFQPMNVNYGLFLELPGRIKKKERRQKLAERALVALEEWRAKVAA; encoded by the coding sequence GTGAATCCAGAAGCTCATTCCACACTTACTATCATAGGCGCCGGCCTGGCCGGCTGTGAGGCGGCCTGGCAGGCCGCCCAACGCGGCGTATCGGTCACGCTGCACGAAATGAAGCCGGAGAAATTCTCCCCTGCCCATCACCTGCCCGGCCTGGCCGAGCTGGTCTGCTCCAACTCCCTGCGCGGCGACTCGCTCGACAACGCGGTGGGGCTGCTCAAGGAGGAGTTGCGCCGCTGCGATTCGCTGATCATGAAGGCGGCCGAAGCCACCCGCGTGCCAGCCGGCGGAGCCCTGGCCGTTGACCGGCAACTGTTCTCGGCCTACGTGACCGGGAAGATCAACAGCCATCCCCTGATTCGCCTGGAACAGGGCGAGGTCACTGCGCTGCCCGCAACCGGTATGGTCATCATCGCCTCGGGACCTTTGACCAGCGACAGCCTGGCTGAGACCATCACCGGCCTGACCGGTGACCGGCTGTATTTCTACGATGCCATCGCCCCGATCGTGGCGGCCTCTTCGCTGGACATGACCAAGGTTTTCGCCGCCTCCCGCTATGGCAAAGGGGATGGCGACGATTACCTCAACTGTCCGCTCGACGAAGAGAAGTATCGCCGGTTGGTGGATGAGCTGCTGGCGGCAGACAAGGTCCCGTCCCGCGATTTCGAAAAGATCATCCATTTCGAAGGCTGCATGCCGGTAGAGGAGATGGCGGCACGGGGGGTGGAGACACTGCGCTTCGGTCCGCTGAAGCCGGTGGGGCTGTGCGACCCGCGCACCGGCACCGAGCCGCATGCCGTGATCCAACTGCGGGCCGAGAATCGCGAACGGACCATGTTCAACCTGGTCGGATTCCAGACCAAGCTGACCTGGCCGGAACAGCGCCGCGTCTTCAGAATGATCCCGGGGCTGGAGCAGGCCGAGTTCGTCCGGCTCGGTTCGATGCACCGCAACACATTCATCAATGCCCCGGCCCTGCTGCTGCCGACCCAGCAGCTCACGACGGATCCGCGCATCTTCTTTGCCGGACAGATCACCGGTGTGGAAGGATATGTCGAGTCCGCCGCCAGCGGTTTCCTGGCCGGACTTACGGCCGCGCGCCTGCTGCAGGACCAGCCGTCGCTGGTACCGCCCCCCGAAACGGCGCTGGGCGCCCTGATGGCGCACATCACCAATGCCGACGTGCGGCACTTCCAGCCGATGAACGTCAACTACGGGCTCTTTCTCGAACTGCCGGGGCGCATCAAAAAGAAGGAGCGGCGCCAGAAGCTGGCGGAACGGGCCCTGGTGGCGCTGGAGGAATGGCGGGCAAAGGTGGCTGCATAA